A stretch of Perognathus longimembris pacificus isolate PPM17 chromosome 1, ASM2315922v1, whole genome shotgun sequence DNA encodes these proteins:
- the LOC125360741 gene encoding cyclin-dependent kinase 4 inhibitor B-like, which yields MREEDKGVLGGGSCDAGLAGAAARGQVEKVRQLLEAGADPNRVNCYGRRPIQVMMMGNTRVAELLLLHGAEANCADPATLTRPVHDAAREGFLDTLVTLHRAGARLDVRDAWGRLPVDLAEERGHRDVALYLRAAAGD from the exons ATGCGAGAGGAGGACAAGGGCGTACTCGGTGGCGGCAGCTGTGATGCGGGACTGGCGGGCGCCGCGGCGCGGGGACAGGTGGAGAAGGTGCGGCAGCTCCTGGAAGCCGGCGCCGACCCCAACCGAGTCAACTGCTACGGGAGGCGCCCGATCCAG GTAATGATGATGGGCAACACCCGTGTGGCAGAGCTGCTGCTGCTCCACGGCGCGGAGGCCAACTGCGCGGACCCTGCCACGCTCACCCGACCCGTGCACGACGCGGCCCGGGAGGGCTTCCTGGACACGCTGGTGACCCTGCACCGGGCCGGGGCCCGGCTGGACGTGCGCGATGCGTGGGGCCGCCTGCCCGTGGACCTGGCTGAGGAGCGGGGCCACCGGGATGTGGCTCTGTACCTGCGCGCGGCCGCGGGGGATTGA